The Nocardioides sp. S5 genome includes a window with the following:
- a CDS encoding DUF1905 domain-containing protein, protein MEIEFSGEVVEWRGPAPFHFVRLPLDAADLVDEVKAEVVYWGVVPVRARIGDTGFTTSMFPREETWFLPVKDAVRRAEGVGLGDVVDVRLSVGR, encoded by the coding sequence ATGGAGATCGAGTTCAGCGGCGAGGTGGTCGAGTGGCGCGGACCCGCGCCCTTCCACTTCGTACGCCTGCCGCTGGACGCGGCCGACCTCGTCGACGAGGTGAAGGCCGAGGTCGTCTACTGGGGCGTGGTGCCAGTGCGCGCCCGCATCGGGGACACCGGGTTCACCACGTCGATGTTCCCCCGCGAGGAGACGTGGTTCCTCCCCGTGAAGGACGCCGTACGCCGTGCCGAGGGTGTCGGCCTCGGCGACGTGGTCGACGTACGCCTCTCCGTCGGCAGGTAG